Within the Plasmodium relictum strain SGS1 genome assembly, contig: PRELSG_00_v1_431, whole genome shotgun sequence genome, the region ATGAGTGCATATTGGTTATTTTCTGTACATCTATTTATTTGGATTAGTGCACAATTAACTAGTCCCCTAGTATGTgcagaaaaataatattgtaacggtgatttattaattacctgctcaatgactttgctagaacATTGAACAAACacattaataaagagcatgtataactaaatatacgtttttatatatatatgcttatttttattatatatataatgacattttataatgtataatatttatattatatactaAATTATTCTGTATTACTTAACagattgatttattaattgcccgtttaatgactttgctagagtattaaacaaacaaattaataaagagcatgtataactaagtatacgtttatatatatatattcgtttttattatatatatatatactgttttcttatgatgcataatatttaattgaagttaaattttactgcatcttttaataaacctattaacagttataaatgagtttttatttacaaagaattaatatcttcttttaattaaaaacatacaaataatttataacaatttattaagtcaaaattttatgatattcaatgttatttcaaaaatatacattgaataatacataaatatttctcttatctcttaagtttttactaagttaacatttctttcttttaatttttatttacgctaaaaaattaaaacataacataacatttctttcaaaaaactcttcaaaaaaaaaatatttaattttttttttttttttaaattacaaagatgtatatatatctaaataaacaaacaaaaaaaataactttatttttttttttttttttatataggactagcgtcagtgcatggctaacttgtacgtatacaactagcaactagcttagcatgctacaaaaggttaataataccttttattaaccacagATGTatgtttacttttataaataagttattatttacaaagaataagtatattctttttattaaaaatacacatagctaatttataacaaataacaaaaattaaactcttatttattcaatgttatttccaaatatacatatagaatataacataaacactatactttttcatatatttaatttttatataagtaaaaaaaaattaattcttttttttttttaattacaaagatgtatataaataaaataaataaaaaaaaaaaactttatatatttttttaactaggATCAGTTCATAGTTGATTCATATTTTCTTGACTAGTagatcattttattttacaaaagattaataacaatttttttattaacaagtatgacaaaataaaatgtgtCCTTACTAATTGGTTAGTACTGTTCAATTAATTACGCACAAATATAAGTTTTATCAAGAAAAAACGGCATATTAATTAAGGGcagttatttatttattggCCAGTAGGcaattggttaataaaaatatgtatattaattttttatatatatcaactagctaaaatattaatgaggAAATTTATCTTCGCACACAATGTTATCAATACCAATCATGCATTTTTagctaaataaaaaaaaaaatttttttaattaattttttttaacatttcggttttgtaaataaatatatttgaatttttatttttattttagaaaaaggaaaaagatttaagaaatttttttttatattttttttggaaggaaaaatatatgatattttaaaaaaaataaacgtATTTAAAAATCAAAGATTTTTGAGGATGCATAAACTTAAGCAAAGTACATAATCTTTAATCATaaacattatttatttatgtttatataagATGTTTATCATATGTTAATTATACGTTATTTATTGAAgacttataaattattaaataattaaacactttatcattttcatgCAACTTCACTAAAAAGGAAAAgcataaacaaataaaaatattaaacacattataaaaatactCTTTATTACATTGTTCATTCAATACcttagcaaagtcattaaatgggaaattaataaatcagcaataaataaatcaataaCATAAGCGTTACACTTTTTacacattaatttttttatcttttgattaaaaattaataatcttTCAATTCTAAAACTTcacacacaaaaaaaaataaattaaattttttttttttaaaattacaaaaatatatgaaggtaaaataattaaaaaaaaatataacaatatatatatatatttttttttttttaactggAGTCAGGACATGGCTGACATGTAAGCTAACTTTATTATAAAAGGACaataacatcttttattaatcaaacagccaattaataaatcacacatggaaaattatttttgtttgtGAGTTTACTAaaaaatccttttttttaaatatgtatttttattgtatttaaTTTTCAGTAAACTTTGAAAGCCTTTGGTTGGCATAATATAGTgcaagaaaaatattttccgTATTAGCTTTTTTTGTATGAGTAAGATAAGTTCTATGtttattttcatatgttATATTACGAATGAAACGCAAAATTGATATAATTCCATTTAATTTATCCACTAAAGAATTTGATACTTGAACACCTTTTATATCATCTTTTGTGGTGacaaatgaatataaatttcttatattaagattaattttttccattttacatttttctttttctatttgaGAGAGTAAATTTGAttgttctttatttaaaaaattttttttttcatatgaaatatattttcttcttaaTGAACTtataatgaataataatttacataCTTCCATAATAATGGTTAActgttttttaataaataaaccTCCGATTAATTTTATAAGGGTTTGGTAAAGAGAGAATAAATCATTTGCTGTActtttgttatttattaaatcatcGAAGAGCATGTTTTCCTTACTTTTGTcacttaaatttaaattaaaaattttagatGCTTCATTGTAGTAACATATAATATCCTTTTCTTcctctaataaaaaattataaatttcttctaaagaattttttttataaggattatttatgttaagtcttaaattttctttatttttttcgttttcttttttaaaaaaaataaaaaatagtttgtattattatattgTGATCTTCATATGataaattcaattttttcaaaataccGTCAAGTTTAaccaaattatttttaatagttGCAGTTGTCGACTTATGAAGATTAGATATAATCTTTTGAGTCTcacaaaaataattattatcacTTAATTTAAATCCatttttaattgattttTCTGAACATTCTATTAATTTATCCATGAATTTcaataattcaaaaatacGTTTAAAGACTCTTGATAATTgaataaatgaaatagaaaataattttaataaacatGTTAAACTTCTATAAaggagtttttatttacaaagaatcagtttattcttttaattaaaaacctaaatacaatttataacaaataacaaaaattaagctTTAATtcattcaatgttatttctaAATATACACATTGAATATAGCATTAACATTATACTGTTTCATTTATTTAGTTTTtgtataagtaaaaattaattctctttttaattagaaCAAATATCAgctgacaaaaaaaaaaaaataacatattttatttttttttttaattacaaagatgtataaaataaaaataaacaaaacaaaaaaaataattttacatatttttcttttttttttttttttaactagctgatttattaattagccgtttaatgactttgctagagtgttaaacaaacaaattaataaagagcatttatactgagtaaaattttattactcCTTTAATAGacttattaattattataaatgagtttttaattataaaagaattacttattcttttaattaaaaacatacatacaAACTACAAcgattaataaagtcaaaactttatattattcaatgttacttgaaaatataacattgattataacaaaatattattaattttatctttttaattttataaaagataattaaatttttatttactaaaaatttctcaccaaaaaaaaaaaaaaaataattttttttttttttaaaatatttcaaaaacaaaataaacaaactcaaaaaatatatatatataaatacatatatatatatatattttttttttttttttattagtgtcAGTACATATTAGTTTGTACATACACATACacaaactagcttagtgtactacaaaaattataatatcctTTGTTACTCAGTCAGTGCATGGATACTTGTATATACACGTACAGTAACCTAGCATATTGTACtaaaaaaggttaataatagcttttattaaccactaGCATTAGtacatggctaacttgtacacACACGGCTAGTAAATTAACTTAATGTACTATAAAATGTTaataacatcttttattaaccaataagtaaaaataaattattttttcaattcaAAAATgcaacaataaaaaaataataaattaaaatttaaaaaaaaatttttttttaattagcaTCAGCGCATGATTGGCTTGTaatatataagtaaaaatagtTATAACAAAGATTAAAAAGTGAGTTTTTGaaacaaataaaagaaatttatttattttatattataatgataattatttaaatagtaCGTAATTATATCTAAAAAACTATtttataatacataaatttaGTACAGATTTCTCTActttctctttattaatttcattgTACAAAGTACTGTAAAAGTGATTAAACagcaaattaataaatcgtacatgaaaaaattgtttttatttatgaattCACTAAAAAATCAATTggttttaaatatatattttattgcaTTTCATTTTCAATAAACTTTATAAGCCTTTCGTTGGCATAATATAGTGCAAGCAAAATATTTTCTGTAttaccttttttttcatgATTAAAACTAGTTCTATCTTCATCTTTATATGTTATAACATGAACAAAACGTAAAATTGATATAATTTCtttcattttgttttttaaatcatttgatactttaatatattttatatcttcttttacactaataaataaatgtaaattttttatgttaaacTCAAATTCTTCcattttacatttttctttttctatttgaGAAAGTAAATTTAATTGATGTTCCTTATTTATAatcttttttgttatatatgaaatatatttcctttttttcaaTGAATTCATATTTAGTAATGATTTGCGTATTTTCGTAATAACGATTAACTGTTTCCTAATAAATAAAGCTCCAATTAATTTCATAAGTATTTCATAAAGAGAAGATAAATGATCTAGGGAATTGTTGTTACTTATTAAATCATTGAAGAGTATTCCTTCCTTATTTTTGTCATTTAagtttaaattaaaaattttagatGCTTCATTATAGCACCataaaatatactttttttccTCTAATAAAAGATCATAAACGgctttaaaagaattttttctattaattttatttacgTAATGTCTTAAtttttccatattttttgcattttcttttttacaaaaataaaaaatagtttgTATTATTATACTGTAGTCTTCATATGATAAATTCAATGCATTCAAAATATAGTCAAGTTTAGCTAAATTTTTCCTAATAGTTGCATTTATCTGTACATTAAGAatagataaaatattttgagtTGTAGAAAAATAAGTACGGTCTTTTAATAGAAATCCATTTTTAATTGATTCTTCTAcacattttattaatttatccatggatttaaataattcaaaaatacGTTTAAAGGTTTCAAATGATTgaatagataaaaaagaaaataatttactaTGCATAaacttatttataataattgatTTAATATGATATAAGTCCCGCATAGATTTATGTTCATAGATTGAATCAtgaagaatttttaaaaagtgtTCTACTCTTTCATGTATttcctcttttttattaaatctatgatttattatatgtctaaatgataaaatataattattaatacttCTTACTAATTTGTTTCCTTCTATATTACtatcataataattttttattattgttagaTCAGAAtgattaattttttgtatttccTCACTTATAA harbors:
- a CDS encoding fam-j protein; translated protein: MDKLIECSEKSIKNGFKLSDNNYFCETQKIISNLHKSTTATIKNNLVKLDENEKNKENLRLNINNPYKKNSLEEIYNFLLEEEKDIICYYNEASKIFNLNLSDKSKENMLFDDLINNKSTANDLFSLYQTLIKLIGGLFIKKQLTIIMEVCKLLFIISSLRRKYISYEKKNFLNKEQSNLLSQIEKEKCKMEKINLNIRNLYSFVTTKDDIKGVQVSNSLVDKLNGIISILRFIRNITYENKHRTYLTHTKKANTENIFLALYYANQRLSKFTEN